In Chryseobacterium turcicum, a single window of DNA contains:
- a CDS encoding efflux RND transporter permease subunit, with the protein MLKTIIKRPVLATVISVLLVILGIVGMMSLPITKFPDIAPPTVMVTAAYPGANAETIARSVAPPLENAINGVENMDYITSTASNDGSLSITVIFKLGTDPDQAAINVQNRVAQVTNQLPSEVVQAGITTVKRQNSMIAMVSLTSKNGTMDDLFLENYAKINIVPELKRVKGVGDAMVYGNKDYSMRVWLDPNKLTSYKLTPAEVSRAIQTQNLEAAPGRFGERTKEVMEYVLRYKGKFTEPQQYENITIKALSDGSVLKLKDIAKVEFGAYSYTVESKYNKKPSVTMAIFQMAGSNANEVQIALQDRMKELEKSFPDGMAYEIPYATKDALDQSIEQVIHTLIEAFILVFIVVFIFLQDFRSTLIPAIAVPVSIVGTFFFMNIFGFSINILTLFALVLAIGIVVDDAIVVVEAVHAKMEHKKLNARAATMSAMSEITGAIVSITLVMSAVFVPVAFMSGSTGLFYQQFALTLAIAIIISAINALTLSPALCALFLKQRHADSDKKMNFKERFFAGFNASFNKLTFRYGKAVLFLLKRKWVAGIIVLVFGGLFVWMSMTTPKGFIPDEDQSFIIVTANLAPGASKDRTSKVVSDTEDILMKNPAVDKVISVDGLNLFSGSMSSSAASIFVKLKKGEERGQVNNINDIIGQVQGTLSQDKRANFLVINTPTVDGFGNTSGMELVIQDRTNGELQNLGNISYGMMGALMQRPEVALAYTTFDVSYPQFEVVVDEVKAAQLGVNVSDVLGVMQGYYGSIQSSDFNRFGKYYRVLVQSTPETRQDKESLNGIFVKNNLSEMVPINTLVTLKQVTGAEVVDRFNLFNSSNLTVMAAPGYSSGQAMAAIEEVGKQVLPPGYTYDYKGMSREEASSSSQSVMIFGLCIIFVFFLLAAQYESYILPFAVLIAIPVGLSGVFVGITFAELSNNIYVQIAMVMLIGLLAKNGILIVEFAIQRRRAGKSLIASAVEGAKARFRPILMTSLAFIAGLVPLIFVVGPSAMGNLSIGYAAISGMLFGTILGVFVVPVLFVVFQALHEKINGKAVTEADWEY; encoded by the coding sequence ATGTTAAAGACAATTATAAAAAGACCCGTTCTGGCGACGGTTATCTCCGTATTGCTTGTCATTTTGGGGATTGTCGGTATGATGAGTCTGCCGATTACCAAATTTCCCGACATTGCACCACCAACCGTAATGGTGACAGCGGCCTATCCTGGAGCCAATGCCGAAACCATTGCTAGATCGGTTGCGCCGCCACTGGAAAACGCCATCAATGGGGTAGAAAATATGGATTACATTACTTCTACAGCGAGTAATGACGGTTCGTTATCGATTACTGTGATTTTTAAATTAGGAACAGACCCCGACCAAGCTGCAATTAATGTTCAAAACCGTGTTGCGCAGGTAACCAATCAACTTCCTTCCGAGGTTGTACAAGCCGGAATCACGACTGTGAAAAGACAAAACAGTATGATTGCCATGGTTTCACTGACCAGTAAAAATGGTACAATGGATGACCTTTTCCTTGAGAATTATGCTAAAATCAATATCGTTCCGGAACTCAAAAGAGTAAAAGGTGTAGGAGATGCAATGGTTTACGGAAACAAAGATTACTCGATGCGCGTTTGGCTTGACCCAAATAAACTGACTTCTTACAAGCTTACGCCCGCCGAAGTTTCTAGAGCGATTCAGACTCAAAATTTGGAAGCTGCGCCGGGAAGATTCGGGGAAAGAACTAAAGAAGTGATGGAATATGTTCTTCGTTATAAAGGAAAATTTACGGAGCCTCAGCAATACGAAAACATTACCATTAAGGCTTTAAGCGACGGTTCTGTTTTAAAATTAAAAGATATTGCAAAGGTTGAATTTGGGGCTTATAGTTATACTGTAGAATCAAAATATAATAAAAAACCATCTGTAACGATGGCGATTTTCCAAATGGCAGGTTCTAATGCGAATGAAGTTCAGATTGCGCTTCAGGACAGAATGAAAGAACTGGAAAAATCGTTCCCTGACGGAATGGCTTATGAAATTCCTTATGCGACAAAAGATGCACTTGACCAATCTATCGAGCAAGTTATCCATACCTTAATAGAAGCATTTATTCTTGTATTCATCGTCGTTTTTATATTCCTGCAAGATTTCCGTTCTACGTTAATTCCGGCGATTGCGGTTCCGGTTTCTATTGTGGGAACGTTTTTCTTTATGAATATTTTTGGCTTTTCAATTAATATTTTAACGCTTTTCGCTTTAGTTCTTGCCATCGGAATTGTGGTGGATGACGCGATTGTTGTTGTAGAAGCCGTTCACGCCAAAATGGAACATAAAAAACTCAATGCAAGAGCAGCAACAATGTCGGCGATGAGCGAAATCACTGGAGCTATTGTTTCAATTACGTTGGTGATGTCTGCGGTTTTCGTTCCGGTAGCATTTATGAGCGGTTCCACGGGATTATTTTATCAACAATTTGCCTTGACTTTGGCGATTGCGATTATAATTTCTGCAATTAATGCCTTGACGTTGAGTCCTGCTCTGTGTGCTTTGTTTTTAAAACAACGTCACGCCGATTCTGACAAAAAAATGAACTTTAAGGAGCGTTTTTTTGCCGGATTTAATGCGAGTTTCAACAAATTGACTTTCCGTTACGGAAAAGCAGTTTTATTCTTATTAAAAAGAAAATGGGTTGCAGGAATCATCGTTTTAGTTTTCGGAGGATTGTTTGTATGGATGTCTATGACGACTCCAAAAGGATTTATCCCTGACGAAGACCAGAGTTTCATCATTGTAACAGCGAACTTAGCTCCCGGAGCATCAAAAGACAGAACTTCAAAGGTTGTTTCTGACACCGAAGATATTTTAATGAAAAATCCAGCGGTTGACAAAGTGATTTCTGTAGATGGTCTTAATCTTTTCAGTGGTTCTATGTCATCTTCCGCAGCTTCTATTTTCGTTAAATTAAAAAAAGGAGAAGAAAGAGGACAAGTCAATAATATCAATGACATTATCGGACAAGTTCAGGGAACACTTTCTCAAGATAAAAGAGCTAATTTCCTGGTTATTAATACGCCAACTGTAGATGGGTTTGGTAATACCAGCGGCATGGAACTCGTTATACAAGACAGAACGAATGGTGAACTTCAAAATCTAGGAAATATCTCTTACGGAATGATGGGTGCATTAATGCAGAGACCAGAAGTTGCCTTGGCTTATACTACTTTCGATGTTTCTTATCCTCAGTTTGAGGTGGTCGTTGACGAAGTGAAAGCGGCGCAATTGGGTGTCAATGTTTCTGATGTTCTGGGCGTAATGCAAGGTTATTACGGAAGTATTCAGTCTTCAGATTTCAACAGATTTGGTAAGTACTATAGAGTTTTGGTACAATCTACTCCAGAAACAAGACAGGACAAAGAATCATTAAACGGAATTTTCGTTAAAAATAATTTAAGTGAAATGGTGCCTATCAATACTTTGGTGACTTTGAAACAAGTGACCGGTGCAGAAGTGGTAGACCGTTTTAACTTATTTAATTCATCAAACCTTACCGTGATGGCAGCTCCGGGATATTCTTCAGGTCAGGCAATGGCAGCAATTGAAGAAGTAGGAAAACAGGTTCTTCCTCCGGGTTATACGTATGATTACAAAGGGATGAGCCGTGAAGAAGCCAGTTCTAGTTCGCAATCGGTCATGATTTTCGGGTTGTGTATCATATTTGTATTTTTCCTTTTAGCGGCACAGTATGAAAGCTACATCCTTCCATTTGCGGTATTAATTGCTATTCCGGTTGGTTTATCTGGTGTATTTGTGGGAATTACTTTTGCTGAATTATCTAATAATATTTACGTACAAATCGCCATGGTTATGTTGATTGGTCTTCTTGCCAAAAACGGAATCCTTATTGTGGAATTTGCCATCCAGAGACGTAGAGCTGGTAAAAGTTTAATTGCTTCGGCTGTAGAAGGTGCAAAAGCCCGTTTCCGTCCGATTTTGATGACTTCTTTGGCATTTATTGCAGGTTTAGTTCCTTTGATTTTCGTGGTTGGTCCTTCTGCAATGGGTAATCTTTCGATTGGTTATGCCGCGATTTCAGGAATGTTATTCGGAACCATCTTGGGCGTTTTTGTTGTTCCTGTTTTGTTTGTGGTTTTCCAGGCTTTACACGAAAAAATCAATGGAAAAGCAGTCACAGAAGCCGATTGGGAATATTAA
- a CDS encoding efflux RND transporter periplasmic adaptor subunit, with amino-acid sequence MQRFSIQKSSILGVALLVLVGCKKDNQGQAYQQQAPQLPVETVKQGNASVENEYAASVEGVSNVEIRPQVTGYLSKIFVDEGDYVRTGQPLFKIEDQIFREQLKSAQATLISAQAGLANSKIDLERKKELSKNKMVSDIQVREAEANYNAARGSVSQATAAIESAKINLNFSTIKAPVSGYIGRFNYRLGSLLTPSNQAAMTLLSDIHQVYTYFSLSENDFSNFQKQHSGSNMDEVLKNTPAVSLLLSGGEKYSETGKIDAVEGQFNKTTGSITLRAKFNNPNNILRSGNTGKILMKQEYSNVILLPIASTRAIQDKTFVFTIKDGKAVMLPIEISGKAGDNFIISKGIKAGDQYIASGFDRLQPGTPVVAQTQNSQQKK; translated from the coding sequence ATGCAGAGATTCTCTATACAAAAATCATCTATACTTGGCGTGGCTTTATTGGTCTTAGTCGGGTGTAAAAAAGATAATCAAGGACAGGCTTATCAACAGCAGGCACCACAACTTCCGGTAGAAACCGTAAAACAAGGAAACGCTTCCGTAGAAAACGAATATGCAGCATCTGTAGAAGGTGTTTCTAATGTAGAAATCAGACCACAGGTTACAGGATATTTGAGCAAAATTTTTGTCGACGAAGGCGATTATGTAAGAACAGGACAGCCTTTATTCAAAATTGAAGACCAAATTTTCCGTGAGCAATTGAAGTCGGCACAGGCAACTTTAATTTCAGCTCAGGCAGGTCTTGCCAATTCTAAAATCGATTTGGAAAGAAAAAAAGAATTGTCAAAAAACAAAATGGTTTCAGACATTCAGGTGAGAGAAGCAGAGGCAAATTATAATGCGGCGAGAGGTTCTGTAAGCCAAGCAACCGCTGCCATCGAATCTGCAAAAATCAATCTTAATTTCTCTACCATAAAAGCTCCGGTTAGCGGATATATCGGGAGATTCAATTACCGTTTGGGAAGTCTTTTGACGCCGTCTAATCAGGCAGCGATGACTTTATTGTCGGATATTCATCAGGTTTATACTTATTTTAGCTTAAGCGAAAATGATTTTAGCAATTTCCAGAAACAACATTCGGGAAGTAATATGGATGAGGTTTTAAAGAATACGCCAGCGGTCTCTCTCCTACTTTCTGGCGGAGAAAAATATTCTGAAACTGGAAAAATTGATGCCGTTGAAGGACAGTTTAACAAAACTACAGGATCCATCACTTTAAGAGCAAAATTTAATAATCCGAATAACATCCTGAGAAGTGGAAATACCGGAAAAATTTTGATGAAACAAGAATATTCCAACGTTATTCTTTTACCGATTGCTTCCACACGTGCCATCCAAGACAAGACGTTTGTATTTACAATCAAAGACGGAAAAGCGGTGATGCTTCCTATCGAAATCAGCGGAAAAGCCGGCGATAATTTTATCATTTCAAAAGGGATAAAAGCAGGTGACCAATACATCGCTTCAGGCTTCGACAGGCTACAACCAGGCACTCCTGTAGTGGCACAAACGCAAAATTCTCAACAGAAAAAATAG